A genomic stretch from Enterobacter dykesii includes:
- a CDS encoding divergent polysaccharide deacetylase family protein, translating to MLQFRRMVFSVVSALALAAPVYAGKLAIVIDDFGYRPHYENQVLAMPSAISVAVLPNAPHAREMATKAHNSGHQVLIHLPMAPLSKQPLEKDTLRPDMSSEEIERIIRDAYNKVPYAVGLNNHMGSAMTSSLYGMLKVMQALERYNLYFLDSMTIGNSQAMRAAQGTGVKVIKRKVFLDDTQNEADIRMQFNRAVQLARRNGSAIAIGHPHPSTVRVLQQMLPTLPADISLVRPSDLLNEPQVDTSKPNSAQPVPTAPRNPFRGVKRCVPKQPLEPVYATRFFSVIGDSISNSTLVNYVQQQWQGWGKKA from the coding sequence TTGCTTCAATTTCGTCGAATGGTTTTCTCCGTCGTCAGCGCGCTGGCGCTGGCTGCACCGGTATACGCAGGTAAACTCGCTATCGTGATTGATGACTTCGGTTATCGTCCGCACTATGAAAATCAGGTGCTGGCGATGCCGTCGGCCATCTCTGTCGCCGTCCTTCCAAATGCGCCCCACGCGCGCGAAATGGCGACCAAAGCCCATAACAGCGGTCATCAGGTGCTGATCCACCTGCCCATGGCCCCGCTCAGCAAGCAGCCGCTGGAAAAAGACACCCTGCGCCCGGACATGAGCAGCGAGGAGATCGAGCGCATCATCCGCGACGCCTATAACAAAGTGCCGTATGCCGTAGGGCTGAACAACCATATGGGCAGCGCGATGACATCAAGCCTGTACGGGATGCTCAAAGTGATGCAGGCGCTGGAGCGTTACAACCTCTACTTCCTCGACAGCATGACCATCGGCAACAGCCAGGCGATGCGTGCCGCTCAGGGTACGGGCGTAAAGGTGATTAAGCGCAAGGTGTTCCTGGATGATACCCAGAACGAAGCCGATATTCGCATGCAGTTTAATCGCGCGGTACAGCTGGCCCGCCGCAATGGCTCAGCCATCGCCATCGGTCACCCGCACCCGTCTACCGTTCGCGTCCTGCAGCAGATGCTGCCGACCTTGCCTGCCGATATCTCGCTGGTGCGTCCGAGCGATCTGCTGAACGAGCCGCAGGTGGATACCTCTAAACCAAATTCTGCGCAGCCTGTCCCGACAGCGCCGCGTAATCCGTTCCGCGGCGTGAAGCGCTGTGTACCTAAGCAACCGCTTGAACCGGTCTATGCAACCCGCTTCTTCTCCGTCATCGGAGACAGCATCAGTAACAGTACGCTGGTGAATTACGTCCAGCAGCAGTGGCAGGGATGGGGTAAGAAAGCCTGA
- the envC gene encoding murein hydrolase activator EnvC, with translation MTWVVKPLRLSVRPLFYASALSAGVLLCAASAHADDRDQLKSIQADIAAKERSVRQQQQQRSALLAQLKQQEEAISAAARKLRETQNTLALLNKQIDEMNASIAKLERQRDAQERNLAAQLDAAFRQGEHTGLQLILSGEESQRGQRLQAYFGYLNQARQETIAQLKQTREEVSTQKAELEEKQSQQQTLLYDQQAQQAKLEQARNERKKTLSGLESSIQEGQSQLSEMRANESKLRNSIARAEAAAKARAEKEAREAQAVRDKQQEASRKGTTYKPSESERSLMSRTGGLGSPRGQAFWPVRGSILHRYGEQLQGELRWKGIVIGASEGSEVKAIADGRVILADWLQGYGLVVVVEHGKGDMSLYGYNQSALVSVGTQVRAGQPIALVGSSGGQGRPSLYFEIRRQGQAVNPQPWLGR, from the coding sequence ATCACATGGGTCGTGAAGCCGCTTAGGTTATCAGTCAGACCTCTGTTTTACGCCAGCGCACTCAGCGCTGGCGTATTGCTGTGCGCCGCATCCGCCCACGCGGATGACCGCGACCAGCTGAAATCCATTCAGGCCGATATCGCCGCCAAAGAGCGTTCGGTACGCCAACAGCAGCAGCAGCGCTCTGCCCTCCTCGCCCAGCTTAAGCAGCAGGAAGAGGCGATCTCCGCCGCCGCGCGTAAACTCCGTGAAACGCAAAACACCCTCGCTCTGTTGAACAAGCAGATCGACGAGATGAACGCGTCGATTGCCAAACTCGAGCGCCAGCGCGATGCGCAGGAGCGCAATCTTGCCGCACAGCTTGATGCCGCATTCCGCCAGGGTGAACATACCGGACTCCAGCTGATCCTCAGCGGCGAAGAGAGCCAGCGCGGCCAGCGCCTGCAGGCCTACTTTGGCTATCTCAACCAGGCGCGTCAGGAGACGATCGCGCAGCTGAAGCAGACGCGCGAAGAGGTCTCCACGCAAAAAGCCGAGCTGGAAGAGAAACAGAGCCAGCAGCAAACGCTGCTTTACGATCAGCAGGCCCAGCAGGCGAAGCTTGAGCAGGCTCGCAACGAGCGTAAGAAAACCCTTTCCGGCCTTGAATCCTCCATTCAGGAAGGTCAGAGTCAGCTCAGCGAAATGCGCGCCAACGAATCAAAACTGCGTAACAGCATCGCTCGTGCGGAAGCGGCGGCGAAAGCGCGCGCCGAAAAAGAGGCTCGCGAGGCGCAGGCCGTTCGCGACAAGCAGCAGGAAGCCTCCCGCAAAGGGACTACCTACAAGCCAAGCGAGAGCGAGCGTTCCCTTATGTCGCGTACCGGCGGTTTGGGCTCTCCTCGCGGTCAGGCTTTCTGGCCCGTTCGCGGTTCAATTCTGCATCGCTATGGCGAACAGCTGCAGGGTGAGCTACGTTGGAAAGGGATAGTTATCGGTGCGTCTGAAGGTAGCGAAGTAAAAGCCATTGCCGATGGCCGCGTGATTCTGGCCGACTGGCTGCAGGGTTACGGACTGGTGGTGGTGGTCGAACACGGTAAAGGTGATATGAGCCTTTACGGCTACAACCAGAGCGCGCTGGTCAGCGTCGGCACGCAGGTGCGCGCAGGCCAACCCATCGCCCTTGTGGGCAGCAGTGGCGGTCAGGGCCGCCCGTCACTCTATTTCGAAATTCGTCGCCAGGGTCAGGCGGTCAATCCACAGCCGTGGTTGGGAAGATAA
- the gpmM gene encoding 2,3-bisphosphoglycerate-independent phosphoglycerate mutase, with protein MSVSKKPMVLVILDGYGYREDSQDNAIFNAKTPVMDALWAKRPHTLIDASGLEVGLPDRQMGNSEVGHVNLGAGRIVYQDLTRLDVEIKERTFFSNPTLSGAVDKAVAAGKAVHIMGLLSAGGVHSHEDHIMAMVELAAERGAEKIYLHAFLDGRDTPPRSAKGSLQAFEEKFAALGKGRVASIIGRYYAMDRDNRWDRVEQAYDLMTLAKGEFQFATAVEALEAAYARDENDEFVKASVIRAEGQADAAMEDGDALIFMNFRADRAREITRAFVNSDFDGFARKKVVKLDFIQLTEYAADIKAPCAYPPASLANTFGEWMAKNDKTQLRISETEKYAHVTFFFNGGVEEPFKGEDRILINSPKVATYDLQPEMSSAELTEKLVAAIESGKYDTIICNYPNGDMVGHTGVMEAAVKAVEALDHCVEQVAKAVESVGGQLLITADHGNAEQMRDPATGQAHTAHTNLPVPLIYVGDKSLKAVEGGKLSDIAPTMLSLMGMPIPEEMTGKPLFIVE; from the coding sequence ATGTCGGTTTCTAAAAAACCTATGGTACTGGTGATTCTGGATGGCTATGGCTACCGTGAAGATAGCCAGGATAACGCTATTTTCAACGCCAAAACCCCGGTCATGGATGCCCTGTGGGCGAAACGTCCGCATACGCTGATTGACGCGTCTGGCCTGGAAGTGGGCCTGCCGGACCGCCAGATGGGCAACTCCGAAGTCGGTCACGTAAACCTGGGCGCCGGGCGTATTGTGTATCAGGATCTGACGCGTCTGGACGTTGAAATCAAAGAACGCACCTTCTTCTCCAACCCAACGCTGTCTGGCGCGGTCGATAAAGCCGTTGCCGCTGGCAAGGCCGTACACATCATGGGCCTGCTCTCTGCGGGCGGCGTTCACAGCCACGAAGATCACATCATGGCGATGGTTGAACTGGCCGCCGAGCGCGGTGCGGAAAAAATCTATCTGCACGCCTTCCTGGACGGTCGCGATACGCCACCACGCAGCGCAAAAGGCTCTCTGCAGGCCTTCGAAGAGAAATTCGCAGCGCTGGGTAAAGGCCGCGTAGCGTCCATCATTGGCCGTTACTACGCTATGGACCGCGACAACCGCTGGGATCGCGTTGAACAGGCCTATGACCTGATGACCCTGGCAAAAGGTGAGTTCCAGTTCGCGACCGCCGTTGAAGCGCTGGAAGCGGCCTATGCACGTGATGAAAACGACGAATTCGTCAAAGCGTCCGTCATTCGCGCTGAAGGCCAGGCCGACGCCGCCATGGAAGATGGCGACGCGCTGATCTTCATGAACTTCCGCGCTGACCGCGCGCGTGAAATTACCCGTGCTTTCGTCAACAGCGACTTCGACGGTTTTGCCCGTAAGAAAGTGGTGAAACTCGATTTCATCCAGCTGACTGAATACGCCGCAGACATCAAAGCGCCTTGCGCTTACCCACCGGCATCGCTGGCAAATACCTTCGGCGAGTGGATGGCGAAGAACGACAAAACGCAGCTGCGTATTTCCGAAACTGAAAAATACGCGCACGTGACCTTCTTCTTTAACGGCGGCGTTGAAGAGCCGTTCAAAGGCGAAGACCGCATTCTGATCAACTCCCCGAAAGTGGCCACCTACGATCTGCAGCCAGAAATGAGCTCTGCAGAATTGACTGAAAAACTGGTTGCGGCTATCGAGAGCGGTAAGTACGACACCATCATCTGTAACTACCCGAACGGCGACATGGTTGGGCATACCGGGGTGATGGAAGCGGCAGTGAAGGCGGTTGAAGCGCTGGACCACTGCGTTGAGCAGGTTGCGAAAGCGGTTGAATCCGTCGGCGGCCAGTTGCTGATTACCGCTGACCACGGTAACGCTGAACAGATGCGCGACCCGGCGACCGGCCAGGCCCACACGGCCCATACCAACCTGCCTGTTCCGCTGATTTATGTGGGTGATAAATCACTGAAAGCAGTAGAAGGCGGCAAGCTTTCTGACATCGCGCCAACCATGCTGTCGCTGATGGGTATGCCGATCCCTGAAGAGATGACTGGTAAGCCGCTGTTCATCGTGGAATAA
- a CDS encoding rhodanese-like domain-containing protein, which translates to MQEIMQFVSRHPVLSIAWIGLLAAVLFTTFKSLTSKIKVITRGEATRLINKEDAVVVDLRQRDDFRKGHIAGAINLLPAEIKANNVGELEKHKAQPIIVVDATGMQAQESASALHKAGFENVTVLKEGISGWSGENLPLVRGK; encoded by the coding sequence ATGCAAGAAATTATGCAATTCGTTAGCCGCCATCCGGTTCTGAGCATCGCGTGGATTGGCCTGCTGGCTGCTGTGCTGTTCACCACATTTAAGAGCCTGACGTCTAAAATTAAGGTTATCACCCGTGGTGAAGCGACACGTCTGATCAACAAAGAAGATGCCGTCGTGGTCGATCTGCGTCAGCGTGACGATTTCCGTAAAGGTCACATCGCGGGCGCAATCAACCTGTTGCCAGCTGAAATCAAAGCGAACAACGTCGGTGAGCTTGAGAAACACAAAGCCCAGCCGATTATCGTTGTCGATGCGACCGGCATGCAGGCACAGGAATCTGCCAGCGCGCTTCATAAAGCAGGCTTCGAAAATGTAACGGTGCTGAAAGAAGGTATTTCCGGCTGGAGCGGGGAAAATCTTCCTTTGGTACGCGGTAAATAA
- the grxC gene encoding glutaredoxin 3 encodes MANIEIYTKATCPFCHRAKALLNSKGVTFQELPIDGDAIKREEMIKRSGRTTVPQIFIDAQHIGGCDDLYALDARGGLDPLLS; translated from the coding sequence ATGGCCAATATTGAGATCTATACCAAAGCGACGTGCCCGTTCTGTCATCGTGCGAAAGCGCTGCTGAACAGCAAAGGCGTCACGTTTCAGGAACTGCCGATCGACGGTGACGCGATTAAACGCGAAGAGATGATCAAACGTAGTGGTCGCACGACGGTTCCGCAGATTTTTATTGATGCGCAGCACATTGGCGGCTGTGATGACTTGTATGCGCTCGACGCCCGTGGTGGACTCGATCCGCTGCTGAGCTAA
- the secB gene encoding protein-export chaperone SecB: MSEQNNTEMTFQIQRIYTKDVSFEAPNAPHVFQKDWQPEVKLDLDTASTQLADDVYEVVLRVTVTASLGEETAFLCEVQQGGIFSIGGIEGNQMAHCLGAYCPNILFPYARECITSLVSRGTFPQLNLAPVNFDALFMNYLQQQAGEGAEQHQDA, from the coding sequence ATGTCAGAACAAAACAACACCGAGATGACTTTCCAGATCCAGCGTATCTACACCAAGGACGTCTCTTTCGAAGCGCCAAATGCGCCACATGTTTTCCAGAAAGACTGGCAGCCAGAGGTTAAACTTGATCTGGATACCGCATCTACCCAGCTGGCAGATGACGTGTATGAAGTCGTGCTGCGTGTGACCGTTACCGCGTCCCTGGGCGAAGAAACTGCATTCCTGTGTGAAGTTCAGCAGGGCGGTATCTTCTCTATCGGCGGTATCGAAGGCAACCAGATGGCGCATTGCCTGGGTGCGTACTGCCCGAACATTCTGTTCCCGTATGCGCGTGAATGCATCACCAGCCTGGTTTCTCGCGGTACATTCCCGCAACTGAACCTTGCGCCAGTTAACTTTGATGCGCTGTTCATGAACTATCTGCAGCAGCAAGCTGGCGAAGGTGCTGAACAACATCAGGATGCCTGA
- the gpsA gene encoding NAD(P)H-dependent glycerol-3-phosphate dehydrogenase: MSTVNASMTVIGAGSYGTALAITLARNGHDVVLWGHDPKHIATLQRDRCNVAFLPDVPFPDSLHLESDLATALAASRNILIVVPSHVFGDVLRQIKPLMRPDARIVWATKGLEAETGRLLQDVAREALGDAIPLAVISGPTFAKELAAGLPTAISLASTDRAFSDDLQQLLHCGKSFRVYSNPDFIGVQLGGAVKNVIAIGAGMSDGIGFGANARTALITRGLTEMSRLGEALGADPATFMGMAGLGDLVLTCTDNQSRNRRFGMMLGQGSDVKSAQEKIGQVVEGYRNTKEVRELAHRFGVEMPITEEIYQVLYCGKNAREAALTLLGRARKDERSSN, translated from the coding sequence ATGAGCACTGTTAATGCGTCAATGACTGTGATCGGTGCCGGCTCATACGGCACCGCTCTTGCCATCACGTTGGCAAGAAATGGTCACGATGTGGTCCTCTGGGGCCACGATCCAAAACATATCGCAACGCTGCAACGCGACCGTTGTAACGTGGCGTTTCTTCCGGACGTTCCGTTCCCCGACTCCCTGCACCTTGAAAGCGACCTTGCGACCGCGCTGGCGGCCAGCCGCAACATTCTGATTGTGGTCCCGAGCCATGTATTTGGCGACGTGCTGCGTCAGATTAAGCCGCTGATGCGCCCGGATGCGCGCATTGTCTGGGCGACAAAAGGACTGGAAGCCGAAACCGGACGACTGCTGCAGGACGTCGCCCGCGAAGCGCTGGGTGATGCGATCCCGCTGGCGGTCATCTCCGGCCCGACCTTTGCCAAAGAGCTGGCCGCTGGCCTGCCGACGGCGATTTCGCTGGCCTCCACCGATCGGGCCTTCTCCGACGATCTTCAACAGCTGCTGCACTGCGGCAAGAGCTTCCGCGTCTACAGCAACCCCGATTTTATCGGCGTGCAGCTGGGGGGTGCGGTGAAGAACGTGATTGCGATTGGGGCAGGGATGTCAGACGGCATTGGTTTTGGTGCCAATGCGCGTACGGCGCTGATCACCCGAGGGCTGACCGAGATGTCCCGCCTGGGCGAAGCGCTGGGTGCCGATCCGGCCACCTTTATGGGGATGGCTGGCCTGGGCGATCTGGTGCTGACCTGTACCGACAACCAGTCTCGTAACCGCCGCTTTGGCATGATGCTCGGACAGGGCAGCGATGTTAAAAGCGCGCAGGAGAAGATTGGTCAGGTGGTTGAAGGCTACCGCAATACCAAGGAAGTCCGCGAGTTGGCGCACCGTTTCGGTGTCGAAATGCCAATAACCGAGGAAATTTATCAGGTATTGTATTGCGGAAAAAATGCGCGCGAGGCAGCATTGACCTTATTAGGTCGTGCGCGCAAGGACGAGCGCAGCAGTAACTAG
- the cysE gene encoding serine O-acetyltransferase, whose translation MPCEELDIVWNNIKAEARALADCEPMLASFYHATLLKHENLGSALSYMLANKLASSIMPAIAIREVVEEAYAADPEMIASAACDIQAVRTRDPAVDKYSTPLLYLKGFHALQAYRIGHWLWNEGRRALAIFLQNQVSVTFQVDIHPAAKIGRGIMLDHATGIVVGETAVIEDDVSILQSVTLGGTGKTSGDRHPKIREGVMIGAGAKILGNIEVGRGAKIGAGSVVLQPVPPHTTAAGVPARIVGKPDSDKPSMDMDQHFNGIHHTFEYGDGI comes from the coding sequence ATGCCGTGTGAAGAACTGGATATCGTCTGGAACAATATTAAAGCCGAAGCCCGGGCGCTGGCCGACTGCGAGCCTATGCTGGCCAGTTTCTACCACGCAACGCTACTTAAGCACGAAAACCTCGGCAGTGCGCTGAGCTATATGCTCGCCAACAAGCTGGCTTCCTCGATCATGCCCGCTATCGCTATTCGTGAAGTGGTGGAAGAGGCTTACGCTGCAGACCCGGAAATGATCGCCTCTGCCGCCTGCGATATTCAGGCCGTGCGCACGCGTGACCCGGCGGTCGATAAATATTCTACGCCGCTGCTGTACCTGAAAGGCTTCCACGCCCTGCAGGCTTACCGCATCGGCCACTGGCTGTGGAATGAAGGCCGCCGCGCGCTGGCGATCTTCCTGCAAAACCAGGTTTCCGTGACGTTCCAGGTCGATATTCACCCGGCTGCGAAAATTGGCCGCGGGATCATGCTCGACCACGCCACCGGGATTGTCGTCGGGGAAACGGCGGTCATTGAAGATGACGTCTCGATCCTGCAGTCGGTTACCCTGGGCGGTACCGGTAAAACCAGCGGCGATCGCCATCCGAAAATCCGTGAAGGGGTGATGATTGGCGCGGGTGCCAAAATCCTTGGCAATATCGAAGTCGGGCGCGGCGCGAAGATCGGCGCAGGCTCCGTGGTGCTCCAGCCCGTGCCGCCGCATACCACCGCCGCTGGCGTACCGGCGCGCATTGTCGGTAAACCAGACAGCGATAAGCCGTCCATGGACATGGATCAGCACTTCAACGGCATTCACCATACCTTCGAGTATGGCGACGGCATTTAA
- the trmL gene encoding tRNA (uridine(34)/cytosine(34)/5-carboxymethylaminomethyluridine(34)-2'-O)-methyltransferase TrmL: MLSIVLFEPEIPPNTGNIIRLCANTGFRLHIIEPMGFTWDDKRLRRAGLDYHEFTAVIRHHDYAAFLEAEQPQRMFALTTKGTPAHSAVSYQDGDYLMFGPETRGLPATILDALPAEQKIRIPMMPDSRSMNLSNAVSVVVYEAWRQLGYPGAILRS; this comes from the coding sequence ATGCTTAGCATCGTTTTATTCGAACCAGAAATTCCGCCGAATACCGGCAATATTATCCGCCTGTGCGCCAACACCGGTTTTCGTCTGCACATCATTGAGCCGATGGGCTTTACGTGGGACGACAAACGCCTGCGTCGCGCAGGGCTGGATTACCATGAATTTACCGCCGTTATTCGCCATCACGATTACGCCGCGTTTCTGGAAGCCGAGCAGCCGCAGCGCATGTTCGCCCTGACCACCAAAGGCACGCCAGCGCACAGCGCCGTAAGCTATCAGGATGGTGACTATCTGATGTTTGGCCCGGAAACCCGCGGCCTGCCGGCCACGATCCTGGATGCCCTGCCCGCTGAGCAGAAAATCCGTATTCCGATGATGCCGGACAGCCGCAGCATGAACCTGTCGAACGCGGTGTCGGTGGTGGTGTATGAAGCCTGGCGCCAGCTGGGATATCCGGGCGCCATTCTCAGAAGTTAA
- a CDS encoding MFS transporter produces the protein MAYSGKVDIQQVIDESPFSGFHWLLIVLGFLVLAIDGFDTAAMGYIAPTLSAEWGIHKQDLGPVLSAALLGLSLGALIAGPVSDRMGRKRVLVFSCLFFGLASLGTAWAQSLNTLTLWRFLTGLGLGAAMPNAITLISEFAPQRCRAMAINTMYCGFPLGAAGGGAISSWLIPHHGWRSVLLTGAIAPLILTLLLALFLPESVKFLVQRGKDVMQVRRIASRFARSTLDSVTGFFLAEEKLASKKGSVSQLFSMPWLPGTLMLWVTYFMGLVIYYVLLSWMPTLMQGMGYALAESAWLTSLFTFGGTAGILLAGWMMDRWEAHKVVACGFVLTMGLILLLGIEHNHIALFGGLIFLMGIAMNGAQSGMQTLAATFYPTECRATGIAWMQGIGRFGGVAGTMTSAQLLAMQWQADSILMILSVPALVAAAATVYKMLYSRSQEPGVA, from the coding sequence ATGGCGTATTCAGGTAAGGTGGATATTCAGCAGGTGATCGATGAGAGTCCCTTTTCAGGGTTTCACTGGCTGCTCATTGTGCTGGGCTTTCTGGTTCTGGCGATCGATGGTTTTGATACGGCGGCGATGGGTTACATCGCACCTACGCTGTCGGCAGAATGGGGGATACACAAACAGGATCTGGGTCCGGTGCTGAGCGCGGCGCTGCTGGGGCTATCGCTGGGCGCGCTGATTGCCGGTCCGGTATCGGACCGGATGGGGCGCAAGCGCGTGCTGGTTTTTTCGTGCCTGTTCTTCGGCCTTGCGAGCCTAGGGACGGCCTGGGCGCAAAGTCTGAATACGCTCACGCTGTGGCGCTTTCTGACGGGCCTGGGCCTCGGTGCCGCAATGCCTAACGCCATCACGCTGATCTCCGAGTTTGCCCCCCAGCGCTGCCGCGCCATGGCTATTAACACCATGTACTGCGGCTTCCCTCTGGGCGCGGCGGGCGGCGGCGCGATCTCTTCCTGGCTTATCCCCCACCACGGCTGGCGAAGCGTGCTGCTGACCGGGGCGATTGCGCCGCTGATTTTAACGCTGCTGCTGGCGCTGTTTTTACCGGAGTCCGTGAAGTTTCTGGTGCAGCGCGGGAAAGACGTCATGCAGGTCCGCCGTATCGCCAGCCGGTTCGCCCGCAGCACGCTGGATAGCGTCACGGGCTTCTTCCTGGCGGAGGAGAAGCTCGCCTCTAAAAAAGGGAGCGTGTCGCAGCTCTTTTCCATGCCCTGGCTGCCCGGCACCCTGATGCTGTGGGTGACCTATTTTATGGGGCTGGTGATTTACTACGTCCTGCTTAGCTGGATGCCAACGCTGATGCAGGGGATGGGCTATGCTCTGGCGGAATCCGCCTGGCTCACCTCACTGTTCACCTTCGGCGGCACCGCAGGCATTCTGCTCGCGGGCTGGATGATGGACCGCTGGGAAGCGCATAAAGTGGTCGCATGTGGTTTCGTGCTGACAATGGGCCTTATTCTTTTACTGGGTATTGAGCATAACCATATCGCTCTATTTGGCGGGCTGATTTTCCTGATGGGGATCGCGATGAACGGCGCGCAATCGGGCATGCAAACCCTGGCCGCCACCTTTTACCCTACCGAGTGCCGCGCGACGGGCATCGCCTGGATGCAGGGGATCGGCCGCTTTGGCGGCGTGGCGGGAACCATGACCAGCGCCCAGCTTCTCGCTATGCAGTGGCAGGCAGACAGTATTTTAATGATCCTCAGCGTGCCCGCTCTGGTGGCCGCGGCGGCAACCGTCTACAAAATGCTGTACAGCCGCTCGCAGGAACCCGGCGTCGCGTAG
- the lldD gene encoding FMN-dependent L-lactate dehydrogenase LldD has translation MIISAASDYRAAAQRILPPFLFHYIDGGAYAEYTLRRNVEDLSEVALRQRVLKNMSDLSLETKLFNETLSMPVALAPVGLCGMYARRGEVQAAAAADAKGIPFTLSTVSVCPIEEVAPTIKRPMWFQLYVLRDRGFMRNALERAKAAGCSTLVFTVDMPTPGARYRDAHSGMSGPNAALRRYWQAVTHPQWAWDVGLHGRPHDLGNISAYLGKPTGLEDYIGWLANNFDPSISWKDLEWIREFWDGPMVIKGILDPEDARDAVRFGADGIVVSNHGGRQLDGVLSSARALPAIADAVKGDIAILADSGIRNGLDVVRMIALGADSVLLGRAYLYALATAGQAGVANLLNLIEKEMKVAMTLTGARTISEISKDSLVQELSKLPAALAPLAQGNAA, from the coding sequence ATGATCATTTCAGCAGCCAGTGACTATCGCGCCGCGGCGCAGCGCATTTTGCCCCCGTTCCTGTTCCACTATATCGACGGCGGGGCGTATGCCGAATACACCCTGCGCCGCAACGTGGAAGATCTGTCGGAGGTGGCTCTGCGCCAGCGCGTGCTGAAGAATATGTCTGACCTGAGCCTTGAGACAAAGCTGTTCAACGAAACGCTTTCCATGCCCGTGGCGCTCGCGCCTGTAGGCTTATGCGGCATGTATGCCCGCCGCGGTGAAGTGCAGGCTGCCGCCGCGGCGGATGCCAAAGGCATTCCGTTTACGCTTTCCACCGTGTCCGTCTGCCCGATTGAAGAGGTCGCCCCGACCATCAAGCGCCCGATGTGGTTCCAGCTGTACGTCCTGCGCGATCGCGGCTTTATGCGTAACGCGCTCGAGCGCGCCAAAGCGGCGGGTTGCTCCACGCTGGTCTTTACCGTCGATATGCCGACGCCCGGCGCGCGCTATCGTGATGCCCACTCCGGCATGAGCGGCCCGAATGCTGCGCTCCGCCGCTACTGGCAGGCGGTTACTCACCCGCAGTGGGCTTGGGATGTCGGCCTGCACGGTCGTCCGCACGATCTGGGCAATATCTCGGCATACCTCGGTAAACCGACCGGACTGGAGGATTACATTGGCTGGCTGGCGAACAACTTCGATCCGTCGATCTCGTGGAAAGACCTGGAGTGGATCCGCGAATTCTGGGACGGCCCGATGGTAATCAAAGGGATCCTCGATCCGGAAGATGCCCGCGATGCGGTCCGCTTTGGCGCAGACGGGATTGTGGTCTCTAACCACGGCGGACGCCAGCTTGACGGGGTGCTCTCCTCCGCACGCGCCCTGCCGGCCATCGCCGATGCGGTGAAAGGCGATATTGCGATCCTGGCCGACAGCGGCATCCGCAACGGGCTGGACGTGGTGCGTATGATTGCGCTGGGCGCCGACAGCGTGCTGCTGGGGCGCGCGTATCTGTATGCGCTGGCGACGGCGGGCCAGGCAGGGGTGGCGAATCTGCTCAACCTGATCGAAAAAGAGATGAAGGTGGCGATGACGCTGACAGGTGCAAGAACGATTAGCGAAATCAGTAAGGATTCTCTGGTGCAGGAGTTAAGCAAATTACCGGCGGCGCTGGCGCCACTTGCTCAGGGAAACGCGGCCTAA
- the lldR gene encoding transcriptional regulator LldR has translation MIVMPRRLSDEIASRVRALIEEQQLEAGMKLPAERQLAAQLGVSRNSLREALATLVSEGVLVSRRGGGTFVRWQHDDWSEQNIVQPLKTLMENDPDYSFDILEARHAIETSTAWHAAMRATDADKEKLIACFEATQSSDPDIASQADVRFHLAIAEASHNVVLLQTMRGFFDLLQSSVKQSRQRMYLVPPVFAQLTEQHEAVLNAILAGDAEAARKAMMAHLGFVHTTIKRFDEDQARQARITRLPGDSDISRENKA, from the coding sequence ATGATAGTGATGCCCAGACGCCTGTCCGACGAGATTGCCTCTCGCGTGCGGGCGCTGATTGAAGAACAGCAGCTGGAAGCGGGCATGAAGTTGCCCGCCGAACGCCAGCTTGCCGCCCAGCTTGGCGTTTCGCGCAATTCACTGCGCGAGGCGCTGGCGACGCTGGTCAGCGAAGGCGTGCTGGTGAGCCGTCGCGGCGGCGGCACCTTTGTGCGCTGGCAGCATGACGACTGGTCCGAGCAAAACATCGTGCAGCCGCTGAAGACGCTGATGGAGAACGACCCGGACTACAGCTTCGACATCCTTGAAGCGCGTCACGCCATCGAAACCAGTACCGCCTGGCACGCGGCCATGCGGGCAACCGACGCCGACAAAGAGAAACTCATCGCCTGCTTTGAGGCCACGCAAAGCAGCGACCCGGATATCGCCTCCCAGGCGGACGTCCGTTTTCACCTGGCGATTGCCGAGGCGTCGCACAACGTGGTGCTGCTTCAGACCATGCGCGGGTTCTTCGACCTGCTGCAATCCTCCGTGAAGCAGAGCCGCCAGCGTATGTATCTGGTTCCGCCGGTGTTTGCCCAGCTGACCGAACAGCACGAGGCGGTGCTCAACGCCATTCTGGCCGGTGATGCCGAGGCCGCGCGCAAAGCGATGATGGCGCATCTCGGTTTCGTGCACACCACCATTAAACGATTCGATGAAGACCAGGCCCGACAGGCGCGTATTACCCGTCTGCCTGGCGACAGTGATATTTCCAGGGAGAACAAAGCATGA